A stretch of Brassica napus cultivar Da-Ae chromosome C6, Da-Ae, whole genome shotgun sequence DNA encodes these proteins:
- the LOC106403206 gene encoding ankyrin repeat-containing protein At5g02620-like, producing the protein HSASRNGHVKVVKALLASEPAIAIRMDKKGQTALHMAAKGTNVEVVEELIKADRSSINIADTKGNTALHIATRKGRSHIVKLLLDNNITDTKTVNRTGETALDTAEKVRNPEVALILQKHSVPSAKTIKPSGATNPARELKQTVSDIKHEVHNQLEHTRQTRRRVQGIAKQLNKMHTEGLNNAINSTTVVAVLIATVAFAAILTVPGQYVEDTSNLPDGHSLGEANIASTTPFIIFFIFDFIALFISLAAVVVQTSVVVIESKAKKQMMAVINKLACVLMRSHLRFEEDLNLSKMVLMLKVGSNTFYPDFSHRFEEQEGCVLVTESSSVDSTSNVKAPVKREGSPIERIEPAFYQSSANNHGPSVTIKKAKTEKSG; encoded by the exons CACTCTGCGTCCAGAAACGGGCACGTGAAGGTCGTCAAGGCTCTATTAGCATCAGAGCCAGCTATCGCAATAAGGATGGACAAGAAAGGCCAAACGGCGCTTCACATGGCAGCCAAAGGAACAAACGTGGAGGTCGTAGAGGAGCTTATCAAAGCGGATAGATCCTCTATCAATATAGCAGACACAAAGGGAAACACTGCGCTGCACATCGCAACTAGAAAAGGCAGATCACATATCGTCAAATTGCTGCTAGACAACAACATAACAGACACAAAAACTGTTAACAGAACAGGCGAAACGGCGCTCGACACAGCGGAGAAGGTTAGGAATCCAGAGGTGGCTCTCATCTTGCAGAAGCACAGCGTCCCCAGCGCCAAGACCATTAAGCCCTCAGGGGCTACTAACCCTGCTCGTGAGCTGAAACAGACAGTGAGCGATATCAAGCATGAGGTTCATAATCAGCTTGAGCATACGCGCCAGACCAGAAGACGCGTTCAAGGAATCGCAAAACAGCTCAACAAAATGCACACAGAAGGTCTCAACAACGCGATCAACTCAACCACTGTCGTCGCCGTGCTGATAGCTACCGTGGCGTTCGCAGCTATCCTCACTGTCCCGGGGCAGTACGTAGAAGACACAAGCAACCTTCCAGATGGACATTCATTAGGAGAAGCCAACATTGCATCAACGACACCATTCATAATATTCTTCATCTTTGACTTCATCGcactcttcatctccttggcAGCTGTGGTGGTTCAGACGTCGGTGGTGGTGATAGAGAGCAAGGCCAAGAAACAGATGATGGCTGTGATAAACAAACTCGCATGCGTTCTCATGCGTTCTCATCTCCGTTTTGAGGAGGATCTCAATTTGTCTAAAATGGTTTTGATGTTAAAG GTAGGTTCGAATACGTTCTACCCTGATTTTTCTCATCGGTTCGAAGAGCAAGAG GGTTGTGTGCTGGTAACCGAAAGTTCTTCTGTGGACTCTACATCTAATGTGAAGGCTCCTGTTAAACGTGAAGGATCCCCAATCGAAAGAATAGAGCCAGCCTTTTACCAGAGTTCTGCTAACAATCATGGTCCATCGGTAACGATCAAGAAAGCGAAGACTGAAAAAAGTGGCTGA